Genomic window (Candidatus Hydrogenedens sp.):
AGAGTTCAGCGATTACTTCCTGTCCGGTAGGTTTCTTTAATGCGAAACCTAATTTAGCACATACCCGTAGCATGGCTCTATTTTCGGGTAATATTGTTCCATAGAGTCTTTTCACGCCTTCTGTTCTGGCAATTTGTATAAGTCGGCGTAACATTTCAGTCCCCAATCCATGTCCTTGATAAAGGTCGCTTATCATTAACGCAAATTCTGCATCCTGTGTGCCATATATCTTTACAATCCTGCCCACGCCTAAAATAGAACTTTCTCCCGTTGCTTTGTTTTTTTCTATAGCCACAAGAGCAATACTACGGTCATAATCCACAAAACAAATTTCTGTGAGTCGTTCATGTTGCGTGCGAATATGCAAAGGTTGCAATTGAAAATAGCGGAAATAAACCGTGTTATCGCTTAAAGTTTCATGAAAACGAATCATAAGATTCTCATCCTCAGGTCGAATAGGTCTGAGAATAATTTCATTACCTTTTTTTGATGTCCAACTATATGTATATTCATTTGGATATGGACGGATAGCTAATTTCGGAAATGCCTCCATAGGTGTTTCTAAAGGATAAAGTAAAATAGAAGCATTTAACGCCACAATTCGTTTTGGAGATATTACAATAGGATTTATTTCCAACCCCTGAATTAATCGTTGCTCACATATCATATAACTTATCTGAACAAGCAAATGTTCCAATTCCTCCACATTAAATCCTTTACATATTTTACCCGCTTTAAGTGCTTTATAAATCTCCGTGTCCTCAATCATTCTACGAGCTAATGTCGTATTTAGTGGAGGTAATCCTGTCGCTCTGTCTTCAAAGATATAAGACATCCTGCCTCCCGACCCAAAATATATATAAGGTCCAAATAAGGGGTCAATTTTGCTTCCAATACAAATCTCAATCCCATCACGAGGAACTAACGGTTGAACAGCAATACCCGGGAAAACACATGCATTAGCTCCTTCGGTTACAAAATCAAGCAAAGCTCGGTATGCCTTCCGAACGGCATTTTCATCATGTAGGTTTAATAAAACACCTCCGGGGTCTGCTGAAATTTTACCACTTAAGAGAACCCTGCGAAGAACGACGGGATAACCGAGATTTTTAGCAATATGTACCGCCTCCGTTTCATCATGGGCAATATGCGTTTCGATGAGATTAATACCATAAGCCGATAAAACATCTTTTGTAGCAGATGGAGTTAATATTACCTGTCCCTGCTTTACAGCATATTCAATGGTTGTTTTAGCCAATAACTTTTGGGAGTAATACTCACTGGTTTCCTCATGAGCACTGGGCGTTTCATATAGTCCTTTTAATTGATATGAGTAGTGCCACATGGATTGAAAAACTCGTGCCGCAATATCCGGATAATCTAAAGTAGGTATCCCTGAGTTATTTAACAATTGTTGACCTTCTTCTACTTTGTAACCTCCCATCCAGCTTGCAAGGATAGGTTTTTTATAGGGATTTTTTATTTTTATCAATTCTTCAGCCGTTTCTAAAGGCTTTGTCATTACTTGGGGAGTTAATATCACCAGAAGACCGTCAGCCCCTTCGTCCTTCAAAACAACCTCCGCGGATTGAGCATATCTTTTAGGGTCTGCATTTGCCAATAAATCTACGGGATTATCATGATTCCAGTACGGAGGCAAAATTTCGTTGAGTTCATTAATTGTTTTTGAATTAAGAGTTGCAATCGTTCCACCTGCTGCTACAAGTGCATCCGTTGCAAGAATACTGGGTCCTGCGGCATTGCTAATTATTGCAAGACGATTGCCCTTAGGACGCGGTTGTTTCCCCAAAACAATAGCCATATCAAACAGTTGCTGAATATTATCAACACGAAGCACACCACAACGCTTTAATGCAGCTGAAAATACTTCATCACTGCACAATTCTCCTCCAACATAATAGGGGGTATTTCGTGCTAATTTTGCCCCTAATTCCGTTCTACCACCCTTTAATAATATAATCGGTTTATGTAATGCAACCTCCCTTGCTGAGGATAGAAAAGAACGCACATCGCCTAAAGCCTGCATATAAATTACAATGCTTTTCGTGTAAGGGTCATCTCCTAAATAATAAATCAAATCCGCCCAATTAACATCTACCATCGTTCCAAAAGAAACAAATTTACTGAAACCAACTTTAACATGAAAACTCCAATCCAGAATAGCCGCTCCAACGGCACCACTTTGAGTAATGAAACCTACGGTCCCTTTTTCCGCAATATGAGGTGCAAATGCTGAATTTAAGCCGATAATGGGATTCATAATCCCTAAACTATTAGGTCCAATTACCCGTATTTTATTAGGATAAATAAGTTTTCTAATCTCTTCTTCTAATGCTTTCCCTGCTTCTCCTGTTTCACTGAATCCCGCAGATATGATAATGCACCCCTTTACAGAAGATTCAATACATTCTCGAAGGATATAAGGGACTGTAGGAGCAGGAGTTATAATCACTGCTAAATCAATGGGTTCAGGAATGGATTTAATGTCAGGATAGGCTAACATTCCAAGGACTTGATGGCGATTCGGATTTACTGCATAAACAGTTCCTCCAAAAGGACTGCTCATTAAATTCCATAGGACTGTTCTGCCAACACTATCTATTTTGTCCGTTGCTCCGATAACGGCAACCGTTCGTGGCATAAAGAATGCATCAAGAGGATGTCGAATTTCTTCTTCTGGCGAAACAATTTGTATAGACATATCCATTACCCTGTATTGTCATCAGGAAATTATACATTATTCTATGTTATCAAGAGCATAAATTTAAATATGAATAACATACCAGTTTGAAATCGAGTAATAATATGTTTTACATTAAAGACAATGAAATTCCGTGAGCATGAGCTTACGGAGAAATCTTAACCTATATCGAGGGAGGTTATTAGTATGTCCCAAGTAGCTGAATTCTTCAACCAACTATCATCCAAAGTTGACCCCGCTAAAATTAAAGGGATGAATGTAACT
Coding sequences:
- a CDS encoding bifunctional acetate--CoA ligase family protein/GNAT family N-acetyltransferase, which produces MSIQIVSPEEEIRHPLDAFFMPRTVAVIGATDKIDSVGRTVLWNLMSSPFGGTVYAVNPNRHQVLGMLAYPDIKSIPEPIDLAVIITPAPTVPYILRECIESSVKGCIIISAGFSETGEAGKALEEEIRKLIYPNKIRVIGPNSLGIMNPIIGLNSAFAPHIAEKGTVGFITQSGAVGAAILDWSFHVKVGFSKFVSFGTMVDVNWADLIYYLGDDPYTKSIVIYMQALGDVRSFLSSAREVALHKPIILLKGGRTELGAKLARNTPYYVGGELCSDEVFSAALKRCGVLRVDNIQQLFDMAIVLGKQPRPKGNRLAIISNAAGPSILATDALVAAGGTIATLNSKTINELNEILPPYWNHDNPVDLLANADPKRYAQSAEVVLKDEGADGLLVILTPQVMTKPLETAEELIKIKNPYKKPILASWMGGYKVEEGQQLLNNSGIPTLDYPDIAARVFQSMWHYSYQLKGLYETPSAHEETSEYYSQKLLAKTTIEYAVKQGQVILTPSATKDVLSAYGINLIETHIAHDETEAVHIAKNLGYPVVLRRVLLSGKISADPGGVLLNLHDENAVRKAYRALLDFVTEGANACVFPGIAVQPLVPRDGIEICIGSKIDPLFGPYIYFGSGGRMSYIFEDRATGLPPLNTTLARRMIEDTEIYKALKAGKICKGFNVEELEHLLVQISYMICEQRLIQGLEINPIVISPKRIVALNASILLYPLETPMEAFPKLAIRPYPNEYTYSWTSKKGNEIILRPIRPEDENLMIRFHETLSDNTVYFRYFQLQPLHIRTQHERLTEICFVDYDRSIALVAIEKNKATGESSILGVGRIVKIYGTQDAEFALMISDLYQGHGLGTEMLRRLIQIARTEGVKRLYGTILPENRAMLRVCAKLGFALKKPTGQEVIAEL